One stretch of Sander lucioperca isolate FBNREF2018 chromosome 13, SLUC_FBN_1.2, whole genome shotgun sequence DNA includes these proteins:
- the LOC116060399 gene encoding olfactory receptor 4E1-like, whose translation MENYTYNSLTLQLEGLMVTNTNKYPVFLFLLLAYVFILIANVGIVILIWTDRSLHQPMYLLFCNLSINDVMGNSLLVPRLLADILVPPSERLIHYYECLMQAFTTHMFGTNSHTVLMIMAFDRYVAICNPLRYATIMNSKMVIKLTVSAWGVSFVLVAILLGLTIRLNRCRTLITNPYCDNPSLFKLSCEDVFINNVYGLAFTVVLLLSSICSIILTYSKITAACLTSNSKSLNSKALKTCSTHLCLYLIMLVSGLILIALHRFPQLPEYRKISAILFNIVPGSLNPVIYGLQSQEILKCLSKLFHLKRVIPSF comes from the coding sequence ATGGAAAACTATACATACAACAGCCTAACTCTTCAGCTCGAGGGGTTAATGGTCACCAACACTAACAAGTACCCTGTCTTCTTATTTCTGCTCTTGGCCTATGTGTTCATCTTAATTGCCAACGTGGGCATCGTGATCTTGATATGGACGGATAGAAGCCTCCATCAGCCGATGTATCTCCTCTTCTGTAACCTGTCGATAAATGATGTCATGGGAAACTCTCTCCTGGTTCCACGGTTGCTCGCAGACATCCTGGTGCCCCCCTCTGAGCGCCTTATTCACTACTATGAGTGTCTGATGCAAGCTTTTACCACACATATGTTCGGTACCAACTCACACACAGTGCTCATGATTATGGCCTTTGACAGATATGTGGCCATCTGTAATCCCCTGCGATATGCTACGATAATGAACAGCAAAATGGTGATCAAGCTGACAGTTTCTGCCTGGGGAGTGTCCTTTGTTTTGGTGGCCATTCTGCTCGGTCTGACTATACGGCTGAACCGATGCAGGACTCTGATCACAAACCCTTACTGTGATAATCCCTCGCTCTTTAAACTCTCCTGTGAGGATGTGTTCATCAATAACGTCTATGGCCTTGCTTTCACTGTCGTCCTGCTCTTGTCCTCTATTTGCAGTATAATTCTCACATATTCTAAAATCACAGCAGCCTGTCTGACTAGTAACAGCAAATCTTTGAACAGTAAAGCCTTGAAGACCTGCAGCACTCATCTGTGCCTGTATCTGATCATGCTTGTCAGTGGGCTGATCCTCATTGCCCTTCATCGCTTCCCCCAGCTCCCAGAGTACAGGAAGATTTCAGCCATTCTCTTTAACATTGTTCCCGGCAGCCTCAACCCTGTTATCTATGGGCTGCAATCCCAAGAAATACTCAAGTGTTTGtcaaaactattccacctgaaAAGAGTTATACCATCATTTTAA
- the LOC116060394 gene encoding putative olfactory receptor 52L2, translating into MENYTYNSLILQLEGLMVTNTNKYPVFLFLLLAYVFILIANVGIVILIWTDRSLHQPMYLLFCNLSINDVMGNSLLVPRVLADILVPPSERLIHYYECLMQAFTTHMFGTNSHTVLMIMAFDRYVAICNPLRYATIMNGKMVIKLTVSAWGVSFVLVAILLGLTIRLNRCRTLITNPYCDNASLFKLSCEDVFINNVYGLVFTVVLLSSSICSIILTYSNITAACLTSNSKSLNSKALKTCSTHLCLYLIMLASGLSPIALHRFPQFPEYRKITAILFHVVPGSLNPVIYGLQSQEILKCLSKLFHLKRVIPSF; encoded by the coding sequence ATGGAAAACTATACATACAACAGCCTCATTCTTCAGCTCGAGGGGTTAATGGTCACCAACACTAACAAGTACCCTGTCTTCTTATTTCTGCTCTTGGCCTATGTGTTCATCTTAATTGCCAACGTGGGCATTGTGATCTTGATATGGACGGATAGAAGCCTCCATCAGCCGATGTATCTCCTCTTCTGTAACCTGTCGATAAATGACGTCATGGGAAACTCTCTCCTGGTTCCACGGGTGCTCGCAGACATCCTGGTGCCCCCCTCTGAGCGCCTTATTCACTACTATGAGTGTCTGATGCAAGCTTTTACCACACATATGTTCGGTACCAACTCACACACAGTGCTCATGATTATGGCCTTTGACAGATATGTGGCCATCTGTAATCCCCTGCGATATGCTACGATAATGAACGGGAAAATGGTGATCAAGCTGACAGTTTCTGCCTGGGGAGTGTCCTTTGTTTTGGTGGCCATTCTGCTCGGTCTGACTATACGGCTGAACCGATGCAGGACTCTGATCACAAACCCTTACTGTGATAATGCCTCGCTCTTTAAACTCTCCTGTGAGGATGTGTTCATCAATAACGTCTATGGCCTCGTTTTCACTGTCGTCCTGCTCTCATCCTCTATTTGCAGTATAATTCTCACATATTCTAATATCACAGCAGCCTGTCTGACTAGTAACAGCAAATCTTTGAACAGTAAAGCCTTGAAGACCTGCAGCACTCATCTGTGCCTGTATCTGATCATGCTTGCTAGTGGGCTGAGCCCCATCGCCCTTCATCGCTTCCCCCAGTTCCCAGAGTACAGGAAGATTACAGCCATTCTCTTTCATGTTGTTCCCGGCAGCCTCAACCCTGTTATCTATGGGCTGCAATCCCAAGAAATACTCAAGTGTTTGtcaaaactattccacctgaaAAGAGTTATACCATCATTTTAA